The Halobacterium litoreum genome includes a region encoding these proteins:
- a CDS encoding tyrosine-type recombinase/integrase, with translation MPEFENDHMNRFLKRVKGMKSAGTHEARKNALRRFNEWLEETGYEPTEIGPLEIEDFLAHLANKGYAPNSIDSSLSGVRLFYKFLDRKDVIEENPADEIDQSNLRSLTNGTKKHNEADVVYVTEDEKEAMVEHAPSPQLRNRLIIRLLWQTGVRGHELAGMELENIDREERSIRVYSSKTDDWRTVYYQPSLDFLLDQWIDSGYRDAYGPSTTSPYLFPSQRSEQISRQTVGKLVVQAAKNAGCQEQMYTDAGGKPKWRITTHSLRHGHAIHALKSGVDIRTLQKHLGHKNLDTTERYLRILDDDVKDAYQKFGDTKSV, from the coding sequence ATGCCCGAGTTCGAGAACGACCATATGAACCGCTTTCTCAAGCGGGTCAAGGGGATGAAGTCAGCGGGCACGCACGAAGCACGGAAGAACGCGCTCCGCCGATTCAACGAGTGGCTGGAGGAGACGGGATACGAACCGACTGAGATTGGACCGCTCGAAATTGAGGACTTCCTCGCTCACTTGGCGAACAAGGGGTACGCACCCAATTCAATCGACAGCTCTCTGTCCGGTGTTCGCCTGTTCTACAAATTCCTCGACCGGAAGGACGTCATCGAGGAGAACCCGGCCGACGAAATCGACCAGAGTAACCTACGGTCGCTCACGAACGGGACGAAGAAGCACAACGAGGCAGATGTCGTCTACGTCACCGAGGACGAGAAGGAGGCGATGGTCGAACACGCTCCGTCGCCACAACTTCGGAACCGGCTGATCATCCGGCTTCTGTGGCAGACCGGAGTCAGAGGTCACGAACTCGCTGGTATGGAGCTAGAGAATATCGACCGAGAGGAGCGGAGCATTCGGGTCTATTCCAGTAAGACGGACGACTGGCGGACAGTCTACTACCAGCCATCTCTTGATTTCCTTCTCGACCAGTGGATCGATAGCGGGTATCGGGATGCGTATGGGCCATCGACCACGTCCCCGTACCTCTTTCCGAGTCAACGATCAGAGCAGATTTCGAGACAGACGGTCGGGAAGCTAGTGGTTCAGGCAGCCAAGAACGCCGGTTGTCAAGAGCAGATGTACACAGACGCCGGCGGGAAGCCGAAATGGCGAATCACGACACATAGCTTACGGCACGGACACGCTATCCACGCTCTGAAGTCCGGTGTCGACATTCGGACGCTCCAGAAGCACTTGGGCCACAAGAACTTGGATACGACTGAACGCTATCTTAGAATCCTCGACGATGATGTCAAAGATGCTTACCAGAAGTTCGGCGACACGAAATCGGTATAA
- the tatC gene encoding Sec-independent protein translocase TatC produces the protein MSDSGSDIVDPGTARAINSGRETIGVLLGSAQRRLQHVFIAFVVGLLGGIFLMRLYVWPQLREDLLVESASVIAQTPFDVILMQVKIGLFAGGAAAIPVLLYHAREPLQERDIIPDVNVSTLQILGLAAMSAVLAVVGIAYAYFLFFPLMFDFLAGNATGAGLAPKYSIVKWTEFIFFLALSFSLAAQLPLLMSALSYSGIVPYETFRDKWKYAVVGIFAFGAFFSPPDPFTQILWAAPLILLYGLSLYLAKVVVTMKRGREHVDVSGVFRERWNRVLGAGVLGFAAGYAVGDFGGVAAFNDALDFIGSSVNVPTAAEAFGVDPATSYLILGGIFAALALLAALLYYVYVAIERAAQTVAARGGPGASPADIDLGILDAPGVRAAPPETFAQMSEGEALAEAQDAMEDGDDEKAQAILNRYDQVQERLEAEAEAAAEGEGEDSNPVQSTAAGMVDAFTEEETTEDDIGGYYYDIRFIFDSLRSRAFRIVGSFMALLVGIFGWLYYGGFGDLRDDFIARIPQDVQPAGTVDWPITLHPVEALVFQVKISTVLAAICVLPLMVYYVWPALADRGWVTGDRRTIAVWGGGIVGGLLAGSYVGYTFVAPEVISYLVYDALRAEMMISYTVSNFAWTVFLLTAGIGLLADIPVTMVLFHLGGIVSYDTMRRRWRVPVISMFAFGALVTPDSLYTMLLIALPMVAMYFVGLAILFLVTLGGRRGQSGTAVGE, from the coding sequence ATGAGTGACTCCGGCTCGGACATCGTGGACCCTGGGACGGCCCGCGCCATCAACTCCGGCCGGGAGACCATCGGGGTGTTGCTCGGTTCCGCACAGCGACGCCTCCAGCACGTCTTCATCGCGTTCGTCGTCGGCCTGCTCGGCGGCATCTTCCTGATGCGGCTGTACGTCTGGCCCCAACTCCGGGAGGACCTGCTCGTCGAGAGCGCGTCCGTCATCGCGCAGACGCCGTTCGACGTCATCCTGATGCAGGTGAAAATCGGGCTGTTCGCCGGCGGCGCCGCCGCGATTCCAGTCCTGCTCTATCACGCCAGAGAACCCCTGCAGGAACGCGACATAATCCCCGACGTCAACGTCTCCACGCTCCAGATTCTCGGACTGGCTGCGATGAGCGCGGTGCTCGCCGTCGTCGGCATCGCGTACGCCTACTTCCTGTTCTTCCCGCTGATGTTCGACTTCCTCGCGGGGAACGCCACGGGCGCCGGCCTCGCGCCGAAGTACTCCATCGTGAAGTGGACGGAGTTCATCTTCTTCCTCGCGCTCTCGTTCTCGCTCGCCGCCCAGCTCCCGCTGCTGATGTCGGCGCTGTCGTACTCCGGCATCGTCCCCTACGAGACGTTCCGCGACAAGTGGAAGTACGCCGTCGTCGGCATCTTCGCGTTCGGCGCGTTCTTCTCGCCGCCGGACCCGTTCACGCAGATTCTGTGGGCGGCGCCGCTCATCCTCCTCTACGGCCTCTCGCTGTACCTCGCGAAGGTCGTCGTGACGATGAAACGCGGCCGCGAACACGTCGACGTCAGCGGCGTGTTCCGGGAGCGCTGGAACCGCGTGCTCGGCGCGGGCGTCCTCGGGTTCGCCGCGGGCTACGCGGTCGGGGACTTTGGCGGCGTCGCCGCGTTCAACGACGCCCTCGACTTCATCGGGTCGTCCGTGAACGTCCCGACCGCCGCCGAGGCGTTCGGCGTCGACCCCGCGACCAGTTACCTGATTCTGGGCGGCATCTTCGCCGCGCTCGCGCTCCTCGCCGCGCTCCTCTACTACGTGTACGTCGCCATCGAGCGCGCCGCACAGACCGTCGCCGCGCGCGGCGGCCCCGGCGCCTCCCCGGCGGACATCGACCTCGGCATCCTCGACGCGCCCGGCGTTCGCGCCGCGCCGCCCGAGACGTTCGCGCAGATGAGCGAGGGCGAGGCGCTCGCTGAAGCCCAAGACGCCATGGAGGACGGCGACGACGAGAAAGCCCAGGCGATTTTGAACCGCTACGACCAGGTCCAGGAACGCCTCGAAGCGGAAGCCGAAGCCGCCGCGGAGGGCGAGGGCGAGGACTCGAACCCCGTCCAGTCCACGGCCGCCGGGATGGTGGACGCGTTCACCGAGGAGGAGACCACCGAGGACGACATCGGCGGCTACTACTACGACATCCGCTTTATCTTCGACAGCCTGCGGTCGCGCGCGTTCCGCATCGTCGGGTCGTTCATGGCGCTGCTCGTCGGCATCTTCGGGTGGCTCTACTACGGCGGCTTCGGCGACCTGCGGGACGACTTCATCGCGCGCATCCCCCAGGACGTCCAGCCCGCGGGCACCGTCGACTGGCCCATCACGCTCCACCCGGTCGAGGCGCTCGTCTTCCAGGTGAAGATTTCGACCGTGCTGGCCGCCATCTGCGTGCTCCCGTTGATGGTCTACTACGTGTGGCCGGCGCTCGCCGACCGCGGCTGGGTGACCGGCGACCGGCGCACCATCGCCGTCTGGGGCGGCGGCATCGTCGGCGGCCTGCTCGCCGGGAGTTACGTCGGCTACACGTTCGTCGCGCCCGAGGTCATCTCCTACCTCGTCTACGACGCGCTCCGCGCGGAGATGATGATCAGTTACACCGTCAGCAACTTCGCGTGGACGGTGTTCCTGCTCACCGCCGGTATCGGCCTGCTCGCGGACATCCCGGTGACGATGGTGTTGTTCCACCTCGGCGGCATCGTCTCCTATGACACGATGCGGCGGCGCTGGCGCGTCCCCGTCATCTCGATGTTCGCGTTCGGCGCGCTCGTCACGCCGGACAGCCTCTACACGATGCTCCTCATCGCGCTCCCGATGGTGGCGATGTACTTCGTGGGGCTGGCGATACTGTTCCTCGTGACGCTCGGCGGGCGCCGCGGGCAGTCCGGGACGGCGGTCGGGGAGTAG
- a CDS encoding twin-arginine translocase subunit TatC yields the protein MAEEPDGGREEVGEREPRVDWTSLQPAVRRVGDGEDSAESASSDRPSGWAHLPPAARRVEESGAGDEWDGPDLQPPGLREGETAATDPQLLADDEHQADEPEGDVPSPDDHEVVDPASAPEPEGTDGLVANAPETDEEAPLAVHVEEMIKRLAIVIAVAGLASVVVFPLTEELVTTIWDYVLPGSGDEVVDPRVYHPLELIITQLKVASLAGLVVALPAFVYESYAFMRPGLYENERRYYLAAVPTSLVLAVLGVFFAYFIVLPYTMDYFQGYTQGTADVAFALGTTFNLILMVMGYLAVVFQIPLFIMLAIMLGVVTRRWLEDRRLLFWAAFAGISFTFGAIDPTGVVPIIVALTMIALFEATLALLRWTGN from the coding sequence ATGGCCGAGGAACCGGACGGCGGGCGAGAGGAGGTCGGCGAGCGCGAGCCGCGCGTCGATTGGACGTCCCTCCAGCCCGCCGTCCGTCGCGTCGGAGACGGCGAGGACAGCGCCGAGAGCGCGTCCTCGGACCGTCCGTCCGGCTGGGCGCACTTGCCGCCGGCGGCCCGGCGCGTCGAGGAATCGGGCGCCGGCGACGAGTGGGACGGCCCCGACCTCCAGCCGCCGGGCCTCCGGGAGGGCGAGACGGCGGCGACGGACCCGCAACTGCTCGCCGACGACGAACACCAGGCCGACGAGCCGGAGGGCGACGTGCCGTCGCCCGACGACCACGAGGTCGTCGACCCGGCGAGCGCGCCCGAGCCGGAGGGAACCGACGGGCTGGTCGCGAACGCGCCGGAGACCGACGAGGAGGCGCCGCTCGCGGTCCACGTCGAGGAGATGATAAAGCGCCTCGCCATCGTCATCGCCGTCGCGGGGCTGGCGAGCGTCGTCGTCTTCCCGCTCACGGAGGAGCTCGTCACCACCATCTGGGACTACGTGTTGCCGGGGTCGGGCGACGAGGTCGTCGACCCGCGCGTCTACCACCCGCTGGAACTCATCATCACGCAACTGAAGGTGGCGAGTCTCGCGGGCCTCGTGGTCGCGCTGCCGGCGTTCGTCTACGAGTCGTACGCGTTCATGCGGCCGGGGCTCTACGAGAACGAGCGACGGTACTACCTCGCCGCGGTGCCGACGAGCCTGGTGTTGGCGGTGCTGGGCGTGTTCTTCGCGTACTTCATCGTCCTGCCGTACACGATGGACTACTTCCAGGGGTACACGCAGGGCACGGCGGACGTGGCGTTCGCGCTCGGCACGACGTTCAACCTCATCCTGATGGTGATGGGGTATCTCGCCGTGGTCTTCCAGATTCCGCTGTTCATCATGCTCGCCATCATGCTCGGCGTGGTGACGCGGCGGTGGCTGGAGGACCGCCGGCTCCTCTTCTGGGCGGCGTTCGCGGGTATCTCCTTTACGTTCGGCGCCATCGACCCGACGGGCGTCGTCCCCATCATCGTCGCGCTCACGATGATTGCGCTGTTCGAGGCGACGCTCGCGCTCCTGCGGTGGACCGGAAACTAG
- a CDS encoding ATP-dependent DNA helicase, producing MRVAEVPGLPDGVADYFEAEGIEELYPPQGEAVERGVTEGESLVASVPTASGKTLVAQLAMLSAIAEADGDGAAFGGDGTALYIVPLRALAGEKAGEFEAFEQFGLSVGVSTGNYESDGSRLSDNDIVVATSEKVDSLVRNGADWIDDLSCVVADEVHLVDDDHRGPTLEVTLAKLRQRVADLQVVALSATVGNADELADWLDAELVDSDWRPIDLRTGVHYGEAVHYDDGTQAELSVGSGSQTAAVVDDTLQDDGSTLVFVNSRRNAEASARRLADVAKTALTDEERADLREVADEIRAVSDTETSDDLADAVAKGAAFHHAGLAREHRELVEEAFRDRLVKVVSATPTLAAGVNTPSRRVVVRDWQRYDGTAGGMQPLDVLEVHQMFGRAGRPGLDPYGEAVLLANNHDELEELFDRYVYADPEPVRSKLAAEPALRTHVLAAVATGFTTTEEALHEFLGETLYATQTDDPGRLRSVTRDVLAYLDRNGFVEREDGALRATNTGHLVSQLYVDPMSAATIVDGLRDAARANSDSSADADASAGFQTANELRADEELPADASADPSPLGLYHLVSRTPDMYELYLRSGDRETYTELAYEREDDLLGPAPREEAPDWEDWLSALKTAKLLDDWTSELDEDRIAERYDVGPGDIRGKVETAEWLLQAAERLAGELDVDCAASVRAARKRVQYGVREELLDLAGVRDVGRKRARRLHNAGIESRADLRDADKSVVLGAVRGREATAERILENVGHRNPEMGEVDADTETTAAVEAEERDGQASLGDFS from the coding sequence ATGAGAGTCGCGGAGGTTCCGGGCCTGCCCGACGGCGTGGCCGACTACTTCGAGGCCGAGGGCATCGAGGAGCTGTACCCGCCGCAGGGCGAGGCCGTCGAGCGGGGGGTCACGGAGGGCGAGAGCCTGGTGGCGAGCGTGCCGACCGCCAGCGGGAAGACGCTGGTCGCGCAGTTGGCGATGCTGTCCGCCATCGCCGAGGCGGACGGCGACGGCGCCGCGTTCGGCGGCGACGGGACTGCCCTCTACATCGTCCCGCTGCGGGCGCTCGCCGGCGAGAAGGCCGGCGAGTTCGAGGCGTTCGAGCAGTTCGGGCTGTCCGTCGGCGTCTCCACGGGAAACTACGAGAGCGACGGCTCCCGGCTGTCGGACAACGACATCGTGGTCGCCACCTCGGAGAAGGTCGACTCGCTGGTGCGGAACGGCGCGGACTGGATCGACGACCTCTCCTGCGTGGTCGCCGACGAGGTCCACCTCGTGGACGACGACCACCGCGGCCCGACGCTGGAAGTGACGCTCGCGAAACTCCGCCAGCGCGTCGCTGACTTACAGGTCGTCGCGCTGTCCGCGACGGTCGGGAACGCGGACGAACTCGCGGACTGGCTGGACGCCGAACTCGTGGACTCGGACTGGCGCCCCATCGACCTGCGGACGGGCGTCCACTACGGGGAGGCGGTCCACTACGACGACGGCACGCAGGCCGAACTCTCGGTGGGGTCGGGGAGCCAGACGGCGGCGGTCGTCGACGACACCTTACAGGACGACGGGTCGACGCTCGTGTTCGTGAACTCGCGGCGGAACGCGGAGGCGTCGGCCCGACGGCTCGCGGACGTGGCGAAGACCGCACTCACCGACGAGGAGCGCGCCGACCTCCGCGAGGTCGCCGACGAGATTCGGGCCGTGAGCGACACGGAGACGAGCGACGACCTCGCGGACGCCGTGGCGAAGGGCGCGGCGTTCCACCACGCAGGCCTCGCACGCGAACACCGCGAACTCGTGGAGGAAGCGTTCAGGGACCGCCTCGTGAAGGTGGTCTCGGCGACGCCGACGCTCGCGGCGGGCGTGAACACGCCGAGCCGCAGAGTGGTCGTGCGCGACTGGCAGCGATACGACGGGACGGCGGGCGGGATGCAGCCACTCGACGTGCTGGAAGTCCACCAGATGTTCGGGCGCGCCGGGCGTCCGGGCCTCGACCCGTACGGCGAGGCCGTCCTGCTCGCGAACAACCACGACGAACTCGAGGAACTGTTCGACCGGTACGTGTACGCCGACCCGGAACCGGTGCGCTCGAAGCTCGCGGCCGAACCGGCGCTGCGCACGCACGTCCTCGCGGCCGTCGCGACGGGCTTCACGACCACCGAGGAGGCGCTCCACGAGTTCCTCGGGGAGACGCTCTATGCTACTCAGACCGACGACCCCGGGCGCCTCCGGAGTGTCACGCGGGACGTGCTCGCGTACCTCGACCGGAACGGGTTCGTGGAGCGCGAGGACGGCGCGCTCCGCGCGACAAACACCGGCCACCTCGTGAGCCAACTGTACGTCGACCCGATGAGCGCGGCGACCATCGTCGACGGCCTGCGGGACGCCGCGCGAGCGAACTCGGATTCGAGCGCGGACGCCGACGCGTCGGCGGGCTTCCAGACCGCGAACGAACTCCGAGCAGACGAGGAACTGCCCGCGGACGCGAGCGCGGACCCGTCGCCGCTCGGCCTCTACCACCTCGTGAGCCGGACGCCGGACATGTACGAACTGTACCTGCGGTCGGGCGACCGGGAGACGTACACCGAACTCGCATACGAGCGCGAGGACGACCTGCTCGGGCCGGCGCCCCGCGAGGAGGCGCCCGACTGGGAGGACTGGCTGTCGGCGCTGAAGACCGCGAAACTGCTCGACGACTGGACGTCGGAGTTGGACGAGGACCGCATCGCGGAGCGCTACGACGTCGGGCCGGGGGACATCCGCGGGAAGGTGGAGACGGCGGAGTGGCTGTTGCAGGCGGCCGAGCGCCTCGCGGGCGAACTCGACGTGGACTGCGCGGCGTCGGTGCGGGCGGCCCGGAAGCGCGTGCAGTACGGCGTCCGCGAGGAACTGCTGGACCTCGCGGGGGTGAGAGACGTGGGTCGGAAGCGCGCGCGGCGCCTCCACAACGCGGGCATCGAGTCCCGCGCGGACCTCCGGGACGCGGACAAGTCCGTGGTGCTGGGGGCGGTGCGGGGCCGGGAGGCGACGGCCGAGCGGATTCTGGAGAACGTCGGCCACCGGAACCCCGAGATGGGCGAGGTGGACGCGGACACGGAGACGACGGCGGCCGTGGAGGCCGAGGAGCGCGACGGGCAGGCGAGTCTGGGTGATTTCTCGTGA